The following proteins are encoded in a genomic region of Vigna radiata var. radiata cultivar VC1973A unplaced genomic scaffold, Vradiata_ver6 scaffold_7, whole genome shotgun sequence:
- the LOC106753685 gene encoding calmodulin-binding protein 25-like has translation MASSENVASIEPWMMFRPSVSDSLLAEFFTRDTDSITRALQNSLSAAAVFPEDNDFTPFTTNPDTNTTATATPTVSSLSGSDHDSAPRRRGPQPTGKISKRKSRASKRSQTTFITADPANFRQMVQQVTGVRFGAAAPIAPSVLKPEPQRPAGNLARFSGGAGCLPTLDTSAFLLDHHQQVVGPTSAGSGPATGLSGPGQLPFAPPLAALDSHAASFGSAGLDFDTFSSFPTLESWKVM, from the coding sequence atGGCATCATCTGAGAACGTCGCTAGCATTGAGCCCTGGATGATGTTTCGTCCATCCGTCTCCGATTCCTTGCTGGCCGAGTTCTTCACCCGCGACACCGATTCCATCACCAGGGCCCTTCAGAACTCTCTCTCCGCCGCCGCCGTCTTTCCCGAAGACAACGACTTTACTCCCTTTACCACAAATCCCGACACCAAcaccaccgccaccgccactCCCACCGTCTCCAGCCTCTCCGGCTCTGACCACGACTCTGCTCCGCGACGACGAGGCCCGCAGCCCACCGGCAAGATCTCCAAGAGGAAGTCGCGCGCCTCCAAGCGCTCCCAGACCACCTTCATCACGGCGGACCCGGCCAACTTCCGCCAGATGGTGCAGCAGGTCACCGGCGTCAGATTCGGCGCTGCCGCGCCGATTGCGCCCTCGGTTCTGAAACCCGAGCCGCAGCGTCCGGCGGGGAACCTGGCGAGGTTTTCCGGCGGCGCTGGCTGTCTGCCGACACTGGACACCTCGGCGTTCCTGTTGGACCATCATCAACAGGTTGTGGGCCCCACCTCGGCAGGATCCGGGCCTGCCACAGGGCTTTCTGGGCCCGGACAACTCCCTTTCGCCCCGCCCCTCGCAGCCTTAGATTCTCATGCTGCCTCCTTCGGTTCCGCAGGCTTAGATTTTGAcaccttctcctcctttcccacTCTGGAGTCGTGGAAAGTGATGTGA
- the LOC106753913 gene encoding protein ROOT PRIMORDIUM DEFECTIVE 1 has protein sequence MNFLHSPRHRFLSPFTLFIQRRWKKPTVSAQTRLEDRVRDPHFDKLMTHLNRLYLVLEIHHLMSTRKRAPFVSLTLMSRWRNILGLNVPVGSFLHKYPHVFDVFVHPFRRNTCCRITKKMKELILLEGVVVRQQEMEAVKRVKKLLMMSVNGTLRLHALRMVRRELGLPEDFRDSILGKFSGDFKLVGLEVVELVDWDAELGLAEVEKWREREYTEKWLSEFETKFAFPIGFPTGFKIERGFRERLKNWQRLSYTKPYERKEVVRVRTCGGIERYEKRVVAVLHELLSLTVEKMVEVDQLVHFRRDLGIEVNVRELLLRHPGIFYISTKGKTLIVFLREAYRKGGLIEPNPVYEARRSMLDLVLLGCRKTRKLLVGDEAKEESNAVVCEVNEEGERQGDWVIPFLENCEQSRSP, from the coding sequence ATGAATTTCTTGCATAGTCCTAGACACAGGTTCCTCTCACCCTTTACCCTCTTCATCCAACGCCGATGGAAGAAACCCACCGTTTCCGCCCAAACCCGTTTGGAGGACAGAGTACGAGACCCCCACTTTGACAAACTCATGACTCACCTCAACAGACTCTACCTTGTCCTCGAAATCCACCACCTCATGTCCACACGCAAGCGCGCTCCCTTCGTCTCCCTCACCCTAATGTCCCGCTGGAGAAACATCCTCGGACTCAATGTCCCTGTGGGCTCCTTCCTCCACAAATACCCTCATGTGTTCGACGTGTTCGTCCACCCCTTCAGGAGGAACACGTGCTGCAGGATCacgaaaaagatgaaagagttaATCTTGCTTGAAGGGGTGGTGGTGAGGCAGCAGGAGATGGAGGCTGTGAAGAGGGTGAAGAAGCTGCTGATGATGTCTGTGAATGGCACTCTTCGTTTGCACGCTTTGAGGATGGTCAGGAGGGAACTGGGTCTACCTGAGGATTTCAGAGACTCCATTCTTGGGAAATTCAGTGGGGATTTTAAATTGGTTGGTTTGGAGGTTGTGGAATTGGTTGACTGGGATGCAGAATTGGGATTGGCTGAGGTTGAGAAATGGAGGGAGAGAGAGTACACAGAGAAGTGGTTGAGTGAGTTTGAGACCAAGTTTGCATTTCCCATTGGTTTCCCAACTGGGTTTAAGATCGAGAGAGGGTTTAGAGAGAGGTTGAAAAATTGGCAGAGGCTTTCATACACTAAGCCTTATGAACGGAAGGAGGTTGTTAGGGTGAGGACATGTGGTGGGATTGAACGGTATGAGAAGAGGGTTGTGGCTGTTCTTCATGAGCTATTGAGCTTGACTGTGGAGAAAATGGTTGAGGTTGATCAACTGGTTCATTTTCGTAGAGACCTAGGTATTGAAGTTAATGTGCGTGAATTGCTTTTAAGGCACCCTGGTATATTTTACATATCAACTAAAGGGAAGACTCTAATTGTTTTTCTTAGGGAAGCATATCGTAAAGGGGGTTTGATTGAACCGAATCCTGTGTATGAGGCACGTAGGAGTATGTTGGATCTTGTTCTATTAGGGTGTAGAAAAACCAGAAAATTGTTGGTTGGTGACGAGGCTAAGGAAGAGAGTAATGCTGTAGTCTGTGAAGTGAATGAGGAAGGTGAAAGACAAGGAGATTGGGTGATTCCTTTCTTGGAGAACTGTGAGCAGAGTAGATCCCCTTGA